A part of Miscanthus floridulus cultivar M001 chromosome 6, ASM1932011v1, whole genome shotgun sequence genomic DNA contains:
- the LOC136461626 gene encoding DExH-box ATP-dependent RNA helicase DExH10-like has protein sequence MGEEAESTCKRKAPDSSAEEQPSPAPAQSQAEADPTAKRRNLSRSCVHEVAVPKGYESAKDEAVHGTLANPDFNGEMAKQYPFNLDPFQSTSIACLERNESVLVSAHTSAGKTVVAEYAIAMAFRDKQRVIYTSPLKALSNQKYRELSQEFTDVGLMTGDVTLHPNATCLVMTTEILRAMLYRGSEVIKEVAWVIFDEIHYMKDRERGVVWEESIIFLPPAIKMVFLSATMSNATEFAEWICSLHKQPCHVVYTDFRPTPLQHYVFPIGGSGLYLVVDENGQFREDNFAKLQDSFAKQNNQLDGRKGGGPKASGRIAKGGSASGSSDIYRIVKMIMERKFQPVIIFSFSRRECEHHAMSMSKLDFNTEDEKECIEQIFRNAIGCLVEEDRSLPAIELMLPLLKRGIAVHHSGLLPIIKELVELLFQEGLVKALFATETFAMGLNMPAKTVVFTSVKKWDGDTNRYIGSGEYIQMSGRAGRRGKDERGICVIMIDEKMEMSVIKDMVLGKPAPLISTFRLSYYTILNLMSRVEGQFTAEHVIRHSFHQFQYEKALPEIVQKITRLEDEATLLDSSGETDLAEYHKLGLDISELEKKIMSEMIRPERALLYLVPGRLVRVRDGSTDWGWGVVVNVVKKPPVSGTLPPALSASRSNNYIVDTLLHCSSNSSQNGSRSKPCPPRPGEKGEMHVVPVPLPLVSGLSSVRINIPPDLRPPEARQNILFAVQELGKRYPQGLPKLHPINDMGIQEPELVDLVHKLEDLEQKQCSHRLHKSGQSDQELSWYQRKADLNSEIQQLKSKMRDSQLQKFRDELKNRSRVLKMLGHIDADGVLQLKGRAACLIDTGDELLITELMFNGTFNDLDHHQVASLASCFVPCDKSSEQIRLRNELSRPMMQLQEAARKIAEVQKECKLEVNVEEYVESTCRPYLMDVMYCWSRGATFAEVMEMTDIFEGSVIRLARRLDEFLNQLRAAAEAVGEVNLEKKFEKASESLRRGIMFSNSLYL, from the exons ATGGGGGAAGAGGCGGAGAGCACCTGCAAGCGCAAGGCGCCGGACTCGAGCGCGGAggagcagccgagccccgcgcCGGCGCAGTCGCAGGCGGAGGCGGACCCGACGGCCAAGCGCCGGAACCTCTCCCGCTCGTGCGTCCACGAGGTCGCCGTCCCGAAAGGGTACGAGTCGGCCAAGGACGAGGCGGTGCACGGGACGCTCGCCAACCCGGACTTCAACGGGGAGATGGCCAAGCAGTACCCGTTCAACCTCGACCCCTTCCAGAGCACCTCCATCGCGTGCCTGGAGCGGAACGAGTCCGTGCTTGTCTCCGCGCACACTTCGGCGGGGAAGACCGTCGTTGCCGAGTATGCCATCGCCATGGCGTTCAGGGATAAGCAGAGGGTCATCTACACCTCCCCGCTCAAGGCCCTGAGCAACCAGAAGTACAGGGAGCTCAGCCAGGAGTTCACAGATGTTGGGCTGATGACTGGTGACGTCACGCTCCATCCCAACGCCACGTGTCTGGTCATGACGACAGAGATCCTCAGGGCAATGCTCTACAGGGGCTCCGAGGTGATTAAGGAGGTTGCCTGGGTTATATTCGATGAGATACATTACATGAAGGATCGTGAGAGAGGAGTCGTGTGGGAGGAGAGCATCATTTTCTTGCCCCCTGCCATCAAGATGGTCTTCCTTTCCGCTACCATGTCAAATGCGACCGAGTTTGCTGAGTGGATATGCAGCCTGCACAAGCAGCCCTGTCACGTTGTGTATACGGACTTCAGGCCAACACCATTGCAGCACTATGTGTTTCCAATAGGCGGTTCTGGTCTTTACCTTGTAGTAGATGAAAATGGCCAGTTTAGAGAAGATAACTTTGCAAAGCTACAAGACTCGTTTGCTAAGCAAAATAATCAACTGGATGGAAGGAAAGGTGGTGGACCTAAAGCGAGTGGCCGGATTGCTAAAGGTGGAAGCGCCTCTGGGAGTTCTGACATATACAGAATTGTCAAG ATGATTATGGAGCGCAAGTTTCAACCAGTCATAATTTTCAGCTTTAGTAGAAGAGAATGTGAGCACCATGCCATGTCTATGTCAAAACTTGACTTCAACACTGAGGACGAAAAGGAATGCATTGAGCAGATTTTCCGTAATGCTATTGGTTGTTTAGTCGAGGAAGATAGAAGTTTACCTGCTATAGAGTTGATGTTGCCGCTTCTTAAGCGAGGTATTGCCGTACATCATTCTGGACTTCTTCCAATAATTAAGGAGCTGGTGGAGTTGCTCTTTCAAGAAGGTCTTGTCAAAGCTCTCTTTGCTACTGAGACA TTTGCCATGGGTCTTAATATGCCTGCAAAAACCGTTGTTTTCACCTCTGTCAAAAAATGGGATGGTGATACTAACCGCTATATTGGATCTGGAGAATATATACAG ATGAGTGGAAGAGCTGGCCGGCGTGGCAAGGATGAACGTGGTATTTGTGTTATAATGATAGATGAGAAG ATGGAAATGAGTGTTATCAAGGACATGGTGTTAGGCAAACCAGCACCTCTTATCAGTACTTTTCGGCTGAGCTATTACACTATTCTGAACTTAATGAGCCGTGTAGAGGGCCAATTTACCGCTGAGCATGTGATTAGGCATTCATTCCATCAGTTTCAGTATGAGAAG GCATTGCCAGAAATAGTTCAAAAGATTACACGGTTGGAGGATGAAgctaccttgcttgattcttctGGAGAG ACTGATCTTGCTGAATATCACAAACTGGGGCTTGATATATCTGAACTAGAGAAGAAAATCATGTCTGAGATGATTAGACCAGAGAGGGCTTTGTTGTATTTGGTTCCTGGAAGGCTG GTTAGAGTGAGGGATGGTTCAACAGACTGGGGATGGGGTGTGGTTGTAAATGTAGTGAAGAAACCTCCAGTATCTGGGACTCTCCCCCCTGCATTAAGTGCATCGCGCAGCAATAACTATATAGTTGACACCTTGCTTCACTGCTCCTCTAATTCCAGTCAGAATGGATCACGTTCAAAGCCATGCCCGCCTCGCCCAGGGGAGAAGGGTGAAATGCATGTG GTGCCTGTACCATTGCCTTTAGTATCTGGTCTAAGCAGTGTTAGAATCAACATTCCTCCTGATCTACGACCACCCGAAGCAAGACAGAATATACTTTTTGCAGTGCAAGAACTAGGAAAGCGCTACCCCCAAGGCCTTCCGAAGCTACATCCAATCAAC GATATGGGTATTCAAGAACCTGAACTAGTTGACTTGGTACATAAACTTGAGGACCTTGAGCAGAAACAATGCTCTCACAGACTTCATAAG TCTGGTCAAAGTGATCAGGAACTAtcttggtaccaaagaaaagCAGACTTGAATAGTGAAATTCAGCAACTCAAGTCAAAGATGCGGGATTCACAG CTACAAAAATTTAGAGACGAACTTAAGAACCGGTCCCGCGTTCTGAAGATGCTTGGTCATATTGATGCTGATGGTGTTCTCCAGTTAAAGGGACGTGCTGCCTGTTTAATAGACACAGGGGATGAACTGCTTATCACTGAACTTATGTTTAATG GTACATTTAATGATCTTGACCATCATCAAGTTGCTTCCCTTGCTAGCTGTTTTGTACCTTGTGATAAATCAAGTGAGCAGATACGCCTAAGAAATGAACTTTCTAGGCCGATGATGCAACTTCAGGAGGCTGCAAGAAAAATAGCTGAG GTACAAAAAGAATGCAAACTGGAAGTAAATGTGGAGGAATACGTTGAATCAACCTGCAGACCCTACCTTATGGATGTCATGTACTGCTGGTCAAGG GGAGCCACCTTTGCAGAGGTGATGGAAATGACCGACATTTTTGAAGGAAGTGTCATAAGGCTTGCTCGAAGGCTGGATGAATTTCTGAATCAG TTGAGAGCTGCTGCTGAAGCCGTAGGGGAGGTTAACCTTGAGAAGAAGTTCGAGAAGGCAAGTGAGAGTTTGCGTCGGGGTATCATGTTTTCCAACTCATTGTATCTGTAA